From a region of the Laspinema palackyanum D2c genome:
- a CDS encoding AAA family ATPase yields MTHPKISLSIPGYQITEEIPAGSKTLIYRAIRKSDQKPVILKVLASEYPSLEELARLKHEYEITYNLEINRVIKPLAIEPLHNTLMLVFEDSGGQSLKQLLLTEKLGIETFLQIAIQLTETLGELHQAQIVHKDIKPSNLIIVNHAQPLSVRITDFSIATRLSRETQTLNPHPTLLEGTLAYMSPEQTGRMNRYLDYRTDFYSLGITFYEMLAGQLPFVAEDPLELIHSHIAKHPVSLQVLMPEIPRALSEIVMKLMAKTAEDRYQSAYGIKADLEYCLSHLNDRDAFKDFQPGQWDKSGQFVLSQKLYGRDREVASLLEAFNRIASVSEENPPDAPTPSVKLGTPELILIAGYSGIGKTSIVHEVHKPIVRQRGYFIAGKFDQFKRDIPYASLIQAFQSLIRQLLTEPPEQIIQWQETLLAAVGENGQMIIDVIPEVESIIGKQPPISPLGPSESQTRFNRVFKEFIHVFTQPEHPLVVFLDDLQWADSASLKLLELLMTDAESHHLLMIGAYRDNEVSPTHPLMLTIEEIEKMGAKITTIELEPLGVTHVTALISDSFSCSQEQGNPLAELMFKKTQGNPFFLTQLLKSLHRDGLLFFDFNQGGWQWDIEQIRRIGITDNVVELMVGKIRQFSENSQNALKLAACIGNRFDLNILAIVRERSPALTAGDLWEALQEGLVLPLSETYKILTVSDNLEGIEVSYQFLHDRVQQAAYSLIPEAQKKAVHLKIGQILLQNTPESELEDHIFDRVNHLNSGVELLQGTEEKCQLARLNAIAGKKSKASNAYHSAIVHFSLALDLLNTNPWETHYELTLLLHRELGECQYLVGNFDQSESLFNRALAQAKSRFDRAEIYSLYIAACMTKGDNYYQAVELGIEGLKDFGLYFPSQEEDLPAAVVAERESVQTLLIGQNIPDLLNVPEMTDPDKKVAMNLLVNSWTATYFANRPDWLQLLGLKMVSLTLDYGPVDVSAFGYVVYGMILAGDQDYQAAYQFGDLALKLREKFPNPTLTPKINNIFAHTINPFWKHLQTNLPLYRESYKVSLEMGDIIFGVWAVTYQLWTKLIIGNRLPEVYEKSQNYLKFIQETNDRNMIAGYRTLQQTVLNLQGLTDSPITLNSPDYDETATLQFWADNQFYVGMNWFWMLKSLVLFLQEDYQAALIVARQADETIGTNFGFFSMTQHYFYYSLILTALYPTAQEEEKASLWSILNQNRQNLKLWAETGKENFLHKYLLVEAEVARISERPLEAMELYDQAIATAQEQGYLQIEAIANELAAKFYRGLGRIKIAKTYLTDARYQYSLWGAKAKVQQLDKTYPDLLARASIQNRPSGDFSQTTTGEQATTVGHAALLDIATVMKASQTISSEIVLETLLEKLMHILIENAGAQTGHLLLDRQGKFVRVAEGSVENDQVTLLPSIPLENSSDLPLGLINYVARTEKPLLLNNAIGSGVFTTEPYILRHQVKSVLCTPIVHQGKRVGLLYLENNRAAGAFTPDRLEVLRMLSGQAAISLELARAVKQVQDTVAYLSAIITNIADGLLVTNAQGLITRVNPALLEMFDRSEGQTVGKHCSELLPLDLAQAIAQSVNSPNEVITAEVDLAFDRVGKAVATSILPSELSEADGANCIGTVILIRDITTEKEVDRMKTDFISTVSHELRTPLTSVVGFAKLIQKKLQDKILPSFQESDRKTQKAIAQVGDNINIIISEGERLTHLINDVLDIAKMEAGKVDWQMQPVAVSELVERAFSATSSLFENSGLAQIQEIETGLPEVIGDRDRLLQVLINLISNAVKFTRTGSVTVQAQLQNEQLKISVIDTGIGIPPEHQETVFEKFKQVGDTLTDKPKGTGLGLPICKQIVEHHQGQIWVESEEKSGTTFSFTLPLSPESGLPTPEKLNFQTLVQQLKQTIVQHPEHPRSDRPKTILVVDDEAHIRSLLRQELEASGYSVREAKDGMEAIAQVKATPPDLILLDVMMPQISGFDVAAVLKNDPNTMHIPIAILSIIEDKQRGYRLGVDRYLTKPIDREDLLNQIGFLLSQETSKKKVLVVDEDVSAVKLLADVLEAKGYIVTEASSGPECIEKARAVKPDMIIVDSLFSERHDIAKTLRFEKGLENVFFLLLAENREPDPGTN; encoded by the coding sequence ATGACTCATCCGAAAATTTCTCTCTCCATTCCCGGCTATCAAATCACCGAAGAAATTCCAGCGGGAAGCAAAACCCTGATTTATCGAGCGATTCGTAAATCCGACCAAAAACCCGTGATTTTAAAAGTTTTAGCCTCGGAATATCCCAGCCTGGAAGAATTGGCCCGGTTAAAGCATGAATATGAAATTACCTACAATTTAGAGATCAATCGGGTCATCAAACCCTTGGCGATCGAACCCCTTCACAATACCTTGATGCTGGTCTTTGAGGATAGCGGGGGCCAGTCCCTCAAACAACTCCTACTAACTGAAAAGCTAGGGATAGAAACTTTTTTACAAATTGCCATTCAGTTAACAGAAACCCTCGGAGAACTGCACCAAGCTCAAATCGTTCATAAAGATATTAAACCCTCCAATCTCATTATTGTGAATCACGCTCAACCTCTGAGCGTTAGAATTACCGACTTTAGCATTGCCACCCGCCTCTCCCGCGAAACACAAACCCTCAACCCCCATCCCACCCTCCTGGAAGGAACCCTCGCCTATATGTCCCCGGAACAAACCGGGCGGATGAACCGATATTTAGACTATCGCACGGACTTTTATTCATTAGGGATTACCTTTTATGAAATGCTGGCGGGTCAACTGCCCTTTGTCGCCGAAGACCCCTTAGAATTAATTCACTCTCACATTGCAAAGCATCCGGTTTCTCTACAGGTTTTAATGCCGGAAATTCCTCGGGCTTTGAGCGAGATTGTCATGAAATTAATGGCAAAAACTGCCGAAGACCGCTATCAAAGTGCTTACGGAATTAAAGCGGATTTAGAATACTGTTTAAGCCACTTGAACGATCGCGATGCTTTCAAAGATTTCCAGCCGGGACAATGGGATAAAAGTGGTCAATTTGTCCTGTCCCAAAAACTCTACGGACGCGATCGTGAAGTGGCCAGCCTCCTAGAAGCCTTTAATCGCATCGCCTCGGTTTCCGAGGAGAATCCACCGGATGCCCCAACGCCTTCGGTCAAATTAGGAACCCCTGAACTAATTTTAATTGCCGGGTATTCTGGCATTGGCAAAACCAGTATTGTCCATGAAGTTCATAAACCGATTGTTCGGCAACGGGGGTATTTCATTGCCGGAAAATTTGACCAGTTTAAGCGGGATATTCCTTACGCTTCTCTGATTCAAGCCTTCCAGTCCTTAATTCGGCAACTCCTCACCGAACCCCCCGAACAAATCATCCAATGGCAAGAGACACTCTTAGCAGCAGTTGGCGAAAACGGTCAAATGATTATTGATGTGATTCCCGAAGTGGAATCGATTATTGGTAAACAGCCGCCGATTTCTCCATTAGGACCGAGTGAATCTCAAACCCGATTTAATCGGGTGTTTAAAGAGTTTATTCATGTGTTTACGCAACCGGAACACCCCCTGGTTGTCTTTTTGGATGATTTACAGTGGGCGGATTCGGCTTCCTTAAAACTGCTGGAATTGCTGATGACCGATGCAGAAAGTCATCACTTATTAATGATTGGGGCTTATCGCGATAATGAAGTCAGTCCCACCCATCCCTTAATGCTCACCATTGAGGAAATTGAGAAGATGGGGGCTAAAATCACCACCATTGAACTCGAACCTCTAGGGGTAACTCATGTCACGGCGTTGATTTCCGATAGCTTTAGTTGTAGTCAAGAACAAGGCAACCCCTTAGCTGAACTGATGTTTAAAAAGACTCAGGGAAATCCGTTTTTCTTGACGCAATTGCTCAAGTCTCTCCATCGCGATGGCTTGCTTTTCTTTGATTTTAATCAAGGGGGTTGGCAGTGGGATATAGAGCAGATTCGCCGGATTGGGATTACGGATAACGTGGTGGAGTTAATGGTGGGTAAGATTCGCCAATTTAGCGAAAACTCCCAAAATGCCTTGAAATTAGCCGCTTGTATTGGCAACCGCTTTGATTTGAATATTCTGGCGATTGTTCGAGAGCGATCGCCAGCTTTGACGGCGGGAGATTTGTGGGAAGCCTTACAAGAGGGGTTAGTGTTACCCTTAAGTGAGACCTATAAAATTCTTACGGTTTCCGACAATTTGGAGGGAATTGAAGTCAGTTATCAATTCTTGCACGATCGCGTCCAACAAGCGGCCTATTCTTTAATTCCCGAGGCCCAGAAAAAAGCGGTTCACCTCAAAATTGGGCAGATTCTCCTCCAAAATACCCCAGAATCTGAACTAGAGGATCACATCTTTGATCGGGTCAATCATTTGAATAGTGGGGTTGAATTACTGCAAGGGACTGAGGAGAAATGCCAACTTGCCCGACTGAATGCGATCGCCGGGAAAAAGTCCAAAGCTTCCAATGCCTACCACAGTGCGATCGTTCACTTTAGTCTAGCCCTAGACCTGTTAAATACCAACCCTTGGGAAACCCATTATGAGCTGACATTATTATTGCACCGAGAACTAGGAGAATGTCAATATTTAGTGGGCAATTTTGACCAATCTGAAAGCCTCTTTAACCGCGCCTTAGCTCAGGCAAAATCCCGCTTTGACCGGGCGGAAATCTATTCTCTCTATATCGCCGCTTGCATGACCAAAGGAGATAATTATTATCAAGCGGTGGAATTAGGCATCGAAGGATTAAAAGATTTTGGACTCTATTTTCCTAGCCAGGAAGAGGACTTACCCGCTGCGGTTGTCGCGGAACGGGAAAGCGTGCAGACCCTGCTCATCGGCCAGAATATCCCCGATTTATTGAACGTTCCTGAAATGACCGACCCGGATAAAAAGGTGGCGATGAACCTGCTGGTTAATTCCTGGACCGCCACCTATTTTGCCAATCGTCCCGACTGGCTGCAATTGCTGGGATTAAAAATGGTCAGCCTCACCTTAGACTATGGGCCCGTAGATGTCTCCGCCTTTGGTTATGTCGTTTATGGCATGATTTTAGCCGGTGATCAGGACTATCAAGCGGCTTATCAATTTGGGGATTTAGCCTTAAAATTGCGGGAGAAATTCCCAAACCCTACCCTCACCCCGAAAATCAATAATATCTTCGCCCATACCATTAATCCCTTCTGGAAACATCTCCAAACCAATTTACCCTTGTATCGAGAGTCCTATAAGGTCAGTTTGGAAATGGGGGATATTATTTTTGGAGTTTGGGCAGTCACCTATCAGTTGTGGACGAAATTAATTATCGGAAACCGACTTCCTGAAGTTTATGAGAAGTCGCAAAACTACCTCAAATTTATCCAAGAAACCAACGATCGCAATATGATCGCTGGTTATCGGACCTTGCAACAGACGGTTTTAAACTTACAGGGATTAACGGATAGCCCGATTACTCTAAATAGCCCGGATTACGATGAAACCGCTACCCTGCAATTCTGGGCAGACAATCAATTTTATGTGGGGATGAATTGGTTCTGGATGCTCAAGAGTCTGGTTTTGTTCCTCCAGGAAGACTATCAAGCGGCGTTGATTGTTGCTCGTCAAGCGGATGAAACCATTGGGACGAATTTCGGGTTTTTCAGCATGACTCAACATTATTTTTATTATTCATTGATTCTGACTGCCCTGTATCCAACGGCGCAGGAGGAGGAAAAAGCCAGCCTCTGGAGTATCCTCAATCAAAATCGCCAAAACCTCAAACTTTGGGCAGAAACGGGAAAAGAGAATTTTCTTCATAAGTATCTGTTGGTGGAGGCGGAAGTGGCCCGAATTAGCGAGCGTCCGTTAGAGGCAATGGAACTGTATGATCAAGCGATCGCCACTGCCCAAGAACAGGGATATTTGCAGATTGAAGCTATCGCCAACGAACTGGCAGCTAAGTTTTATCGAGGCTTAGGACGGATTAAAATTGCCAAAACTTATCTCACCGATGCTCGATATCAATATAGTCTCTGGGGGGCAAAAGCTAAGGTTCAGCAACTTGATAAAACTTATCCCGACCTGTTAGCAAGAGCATCCATTCAAAACCGGCCTTCGGGAGACTTCAGTCAAACCACAACGGGAGAACAGGCCACCACCGTCGGCCATGCGGCTTTACTTGATATTGCGACGGTAATGAAAGCCTCTCAAACTATTTCTTCGGAAATTGTCCTAGAAACTTTGCTAGAGAAGTTAATGCATATTCTCATCGAAAATGCAGGCGCTCAAACCGGGCATTTACTCCTTGATCGCCAGGGTAAATTTGTGCGGGTGGCGGAGGGAAGCGTGGAGAATGACCAAGTGACCTTACTGCCTTCTATTCCCCTAGAAAACTCCTCCGATTTGCCATTGGGATTGATTAATTATGTGGCTCGAACCGAGAAACCTCTGCTGCTCAATAATGCCATTGGGTCAGGAGTGTTTACTACGGAACCCTATATCCTCCGCCATCAAGTCAAATCGGTTTTATGTACCCCGATTGTTCATCAAGGCAAGCGCGTTGGGTTACTGTATTTAGAAAATAACCGGGCAGCCGGGGCCTTTACCCCCGATCGCCTGGAAGTCTTACGAATGTTATCCGGACAGGCGGCGATTTCCCTAGAACTGGCCCGGGCGGTTAAACAAGTGCAGGATACCGTTGCCTATTTAAGTGCGATTATCACCAATATAGCCGATGGACTGCTGGTTACCAATGCCCAGGGTCTGATTACCCGAGTCAATCCCGCCCTGCTGGAGATGTTTGACCGTTCCGAAGGTCAGACGGTGGGGAAACATTGTTCCGAACTTCTGCCCCTAGACCTCGCCCAAGCGATCGCCCAGAGTGTCAATTCTCCCAACGAAGTGATCACCGCCGAAGTCGATCTCGCCTTTGATCGTGTCGGCAAAGCTGTGGCGACTTCGATTTTACCCAGTGAGTTATCCGAAGCGGATGGGGCCAACTGTATTGGCACCGTGATCCTAATTCGCGATATCACCACGGAGAAAGAAGTTGATCGCATGAAGACCGATTTTATCTCCACCGTATCTCACGAATTGCGAACTCCTCTCACTTCCGTGGTTGGTTTTGCGAAACTGATTCAGAAAAAACTCCAAGACAAGATTTTACCCAGTTTCCAGGAGTCCGATCGCAAAACCCAGAAGGCGATCGCCCAAGTGGGAGATAACATCAATATTATTATTTCTGAAGGGGAACGGTTGACCCATTTGATTAACGATGTTCTGGATATCGCCAAAATGGAAGCGGGAAAAGTGGATTGGCAAATGCAGCCGGTGGCGGTATCCGAACTGGTAGAACGGGCTTTTTCCGCTACATCCAGCCTGTTTGAAAATAGTGGATTAGCACAAATCCAAGAGATTGAAACCGGATTGCCCGAGGTCATTGGCGATCGCGATCGCTTATTACAAGTGCTAATTAATCTCATCTCCAATGCCGTCAAATTTACCCGGACTGGATCCGTAACCGTCCAGGCGCAACTCCAGAACGAGCAACTCAAAATCTCTGTCATTGATACCGGCATCGGCATTCCCCCGGAACATCAAGAAACGGTGTTCGAGAAATTTAAGCAAGTCGGGGATACCCTGACGGACAAACCCAAAGGGACCGGACTGGGATTACCGATTTGTAAACAAATTGTCGAACATCACCAGGGTCAGATTTGGGTGGAAAGTGAGGAAAAATCCGGGACAACCTTTTCCTTTACCCTGCCTCTGAGCCCAGAGAGTGGATTGCCGACCCCGGAAAAACTCAACTTCCAGACCCTAGTCCAGCAGTTGAAACAAACCATCGTCCAGCATCCAGAACATCCGCGTAGCGATCGCCCCAAAACCATCCTAGTGGTGGATGACGAGGCTCACATTCGCTCCTTGCTGCGCCAGGAATTAGAAGCCTCGGGCTATTCTGTGCGAGAAGCCAAAGACGGCATGGAGGCGATCGCTCAGGTGAAAGCCACCCCCCCGGACTTGATTCTCCTGGATGTAATGATGCCGCAAATTAGTGGATTTGACGTAGCAGCCGTTCTCAAAAATGACCCCAATACGATGCATATTCCCATCGCCATCCTCTCCATTATCGAAGATAAGCAGCGGGGTTATCGTCTCGGGGTTGATCGCTATTTAACCAAACCCATTGATCGAGAGGACTTACTCAACCAAATTGGCTTCCTCCTCTCCCAAGAAACCTCCAAAAAGAAAGTTTTGGTCGTGGATGAGGATGTTTCGGCGGTCAAACTTTTAGCCGATGTCTTAGAAGCGAAAGGCTATATCGTTACCGAAGCCTCCAGCGGTCCGGAATGCATTGAGAAAGCACGAGCGGTAAAACCTGATATGATTATAGTAGATTCTTTATTTTCCGAAAGACATGATATCGCCAAAACCTTGCGATTTGAGAAGGGCCTAGAAAATGTCTTTTTCTTGTTACTTGCTGAAAATCGAGAACCTGATCCAGGGACAAACTAA
- a CDS encoding GAF domain-containing sensor histidine kinase: protein MTFTLKKLYGKKEIRSAIEGCVTALDSPIALLDAGGGVIVGVQETNFSKYPVVVNGELIGWVCGGEKVGAIASMISCLATQEVEKKALAREVLGKYRELTLLYNISEKIIGSLDIKEVAGIVLEEAQRGIKASSGAVMLWEEGSDRLESIQTFGPAGGCFSELAATATLVNRSVETGRGEIVNDIGWELAPESGPHQPPGLASVMCVPLKTKEKVIGAIAIGNRESLGYTAEDLKLLTALASQAASAIAALAHENKLKESRRQAILFRLATQIRQSLELSTILETAVTEIRNLLRVDRCLFAWYNPAKSNVRSWESAEADERPAEPSSERSLRHHPGHLSHLTLHTSDYWQVINEAKHPALPSVLGDYATSEVGGLASKLLKMEIVRVDDVTKLTDSVMRQFFLKQDVSSILAVPIETRLGKRGFVACANSSKIRPWSDDEIELLEAVGNQLAIAIDQAQLYQQSLHSAQVAREKAEELEKTLVELQQTEAQLVQSEKMSGLGQLVAGIAHEINNPVNFIHGNLVHVNNYTLELLTVLNLYQKYYPEPVPELFEAIEEMDVEFLMDDLPKLLSSMKLGTDRIRAIVQSLRLFSRVDESDMKRANIRDGIESTLMILQHRLNAQPGRLPIQLIFEDGDLPLVECYPGQLNQVFMNLIANAIDALEEAMASGKGSKSQTLPVLRIRTERVDFPEFDTDGELLENSRSPRVRITIADNGIGMTETVRRRLFDPFFTTKAVGKGTGLGLSISYQIVVEKHRGTLECISEPDQGAEFIIELPIFQSKSQGSVSFFDRNTGVTDGKSVVHHIQNC from the coding sequence ATGACATTCACGCTTAAAAAACTGTATGGCAAAAAAGAAATCCGGTCGGCAATTGAGGGTTGTGTGACTGCACTGGATAGCCCGATCGCCCTTCTGGATGCAGGAGGGGGGGTGATTGTAGGGGTTCAAGAGACAAACTTCAGTAAATACCCGGTTGTGGTCAATGGAGAACTGATCGGGTGGGTTTGTGGCGGGGAAAAAGTCGGTGCGATCGCCTCGATGATTTCTTGTTTGGCAACCCAAGAGGTCGAAAAAAAAGCGTTAGCCCGAGAAGTTCTGGGAAAATATCGAGAGTTAACTCTACTTTATAACATTTCTGAAAAAATCATCGGCAGTTTAGATATTAAAGAAGTCGCAGGGATTGTACTAGAAGAAGCCCAACGGGGCATTAAAGCCAGTAGTGGGGCGGTGATGTTGTGGGAGGAAGGGAGCGATCGCCTAGAATCTATTCAGACATTCGGTCCGGCAGGGGGCTGTTTCAGCGAGTTAGCGGCGACGGCAACCCTGGTGAATCGGTCCGTGGAGACGGGACGCGGAGAAATTGTCAATGATATTGGATGGGAGTTGGCCCCAGAATCCGGCCCCCATCAACCCCCGGGTCTCGCCTCGGTGATGTGCGTCCCCCTGAAAACCAAGGAAAAAGTCATCGGGGCGATCGCGATCGGGAACCGGGAATCTCTTGGATATACCGCAGAAGATTTAAAATTATTGACCGCCTTAGCCTCCCAAGCGGCGAGTGCGATCGCGGCTTTAGCCCATGAAAACAAACTCAAAGAAAGCCGCAGACAGGCGATCTTATTTCGCTTGGCTACCCAAATTCGCCAGTCTCTGGAACTAAGTACCATCTTAGAAACAGCAGTTACCGAAATTCGCAACCTGTTACGGGTAGATCGCTGTTTGTTCGCCTGGTATAACCCGGCGAAATCAAACGTTAGGTCCTGGGAATCAGCAGAAGCGGATGAGAGACCGGCAGAACCGTCCTCGGAACGGTCTCTACGACACCATCCGGGTCATCTTTCTCACTTAACCCTGCATACGTCAGATTATTGGCAAGTGATTAACGAAGCCAAGCATCCCGCTTTACCGAGTGTGCTCGGCGACTACGCGACTAGCGAAGTGGGGGGATTAGCATCGAAACTGTTGAAGATGGAGATTGTGCGCGTGGATGACGTGACGAAATTAACGGATTCCGTGATGCGGCAGTTTTTTCTCAAACAAGATGTCAGTTCGATTTTGGCCGTTCCCATCGAGACGCGACTGGGGAAAAGGGGGTTTGTGGCTTGTGCCAACAGTAGCAAAATTCGGCCTTGGAGTGATGATGAAATCGAACTGTTAGAAGCCGTGGGTAATCAACTGGCGATCGCCATCGACCAAGCCCAACTGTATCAACAAAGTCTCCACAGTGCCCAAGTTGCCCGGGAAAAAGCCGAAGAACTAGAAAAAACCCTGGTGGAATTACAGCAAACCGAGGCCCAACTGGTCCAAAGTGAAAAGATGTCTGGACTCGGACAGTTAGTGGCTGGAATTGCTCATGAAATTAATAATCCGGTTAATTTTATTCACGGTAATCTGGTTCATGTGAATAACTATACGTTAGAACTTTTAACCGTCCTCAATTTGTATCAAAAATACTATCCCGAACCTGTACCGGAACTGTTCGAGGCGATCGAAGAAATGGATGTGGAGTTCCTGATGGATGACTTACCCAAATTGCTCTCCAGTATGAAGTTAGGAACCGACCGAATTCGGGCGATCGTCCAAAGCCTCAGACTCTTCTCTCGGGTGGATGAATCGGACATGAAGCGGGCCAATATTCGGGACGGGATTGAGAGTACCTTAATGATTTTGCAGCACCGTTTAAACGCTCAACCGGGACGGCTGCCGATTCAACTGATTTTTGAAGATGGGGACCTGCCTCTGGTGGAGTGCTATCCGGGTCAACTGAATCAAGTGTTTATGAACCTGATTGCTAATGCGATCGACGCTTTGGAAGAAGCAATGGCGTCCGGCAAGGGGAGTAAATCCCAAACCTTGCCGGTCCTCCGAATTCGCACGGAACGGGTTGATTTTCCCGAGTTCGATACCGATGGCGAACTCTTGGAAAATTCGAGGTCTCCCCGGGTGCGGATCACCATTGCTGACAATGGCATTGGCATGACAGAAACCGTGCGGCGGCGACTATTTGATCCCTTTTTCACCACGAAAGCGGTCGGTAAAGGGACGGGTCTGGGCTTGTCCATTAGCTATCAGATTGTAGTGGAGAAACACCGAGGAACCTTAGAGTGTATTTCTGAACCCGATCAAGGGGCCGAATTTATTATTGAGCTGCCAATTTTTCAGTCTAAAAGCCAAGGTAGTGTAAGTTTTTTTGACAGGAATACCGGGGTGACGGATGGTAAATCGGTGGTCCATCACATCCAAAATTGCTAA
- a CDS encoding sigma-70 family RNA polymerase sigma factor, translating into MLTVSAKVVTKEPSDSDLVKCCQNRDFPGGDRLWCQDCFRQLYRRYQHQVRSTLYQLCGAPEIDDLVQEVFLKVWKGLPKLRQPAYFSTWLYRITWNVATDRRQGFVKEQAQHRGSIALLQEDSSSDRPPQSETPDLMHLHYQDLVQRGLDSLSFEHRAVLVLHDLEDLPQKEVAQIMNIPVGTVKSRLFHARASMRKFLESEGVQL; encoded by the coding sequence GTGCTCACCGTGTCAGCAAAGGTAGTTACAAAGGAGCCATCCGATTCGGACCTGGTAAAGTGTTGTCAAAACAGGGATTTCCCTGGGGGCGATCGCCTCTGGTGCCAGGACTGTTTTCGTCAGCTATACCGGCGCTATCAACATCAGGTGCGATCGACCCTCTACCAACTTTGTGGTGCACCGGAGATCGATGACTTGGTACAGGAGGTGTTTTTAAAAGTCTGGAAAGGATTACCGAAACTCCGGCAACCCGCCTACTTCTCGACTTGGCTGTATCGGATTACTTGGAATGTCGCCACCGATCGCCGTCAAGGTTTTGTCAAAGAACAGGCCCAACATCGAGGATCCATCGCCTTGCTCCAAGAGGACAGCAGCAGCGATCGGCCTCCCCAGTCCGAAACCCCCGATTTGATGCACTTACATTACCAGGATTTAGTGCAACGGGGATTAGATAGTTTAAGTTTCGAGCATCGGGCGGTTTTGGTGCTTCATGACCTCGAAGATCTCCCGCAAAAGGAGGTAGCTCAAATTATGAACATCCCCGTGGGAACCGTTAAATCTAGGCTGTTTCATGCCCGAGCATCTATGCGAAAATTTCTGGAATCCGAAGGAGTGCAACTATGA
- a CDS encoding Spy/CpxP family protein refolding chaperone, translating to MSAYRLSLLAALMLALGTSTAAYAAPQAFAEQTIAQRPGGNNPGRGSERGGEWAGKEGWLEQLNLTEQQQQEIQAIRDRYETQMQATRDQMRQNMERMGQMMGGNTSDNELRNQHNQILQARQQMGQMQFEQMLAIRNVLTPEQRQQFAQLMQERRQNRENRQGHNGNGQGNRNRPNSAGSGR from the coding sequence ATGTCTGCCTATCGTCTTTCCTTGTTAGCCGCTTTAATGCTTGCCCTGGGAACCAGCACTGCCGCTTATGCTGCACCCCAAGCCTTTGCAGAACAAACCATCGCTCAACGTCCCGGGGGTAACAATCCAGGTCGGGGTTCTGAACGGGGCGGTGAATGGGCCGGAAAAGAAGGCTGGCTCGAACAGTTAAATCTCACAGAGCAGCAACAGCAAGAAATCCAAGCCATTCGCGATCGCTACGAAACTCAGATGCAAGCCACCCGAGACCAAATGCGTCAAAACATGGAGCGCATGGGTCAAATGATGGGAGGCAATACCAGCGATAATGAGCTCCGGAATCAACACAATCAAATTCTCCAGGCGCGGCAACAAATGGGACAAATGCAGTTTGAGCAAATGTTAGCCATTCGCAACGTTCTCACCCCAGAACAACGCCAGCAGTTTGCCCAATTGATGCAAGAGCGCCGCCAAAACCGCGAGAACCGTCAGGGCCATAATGGGAACGGACAGGGAAATCGCAACCGACCCAATTCTGCCGGTTCTGGACGGTAG
- a CDS encoding DUF1611 domain-containing protein: MRITANHRVAILQHQGILGSIGKTGLTLLRYSEANIVAVIDSESAGQSLPKLTGIARDVPIVASVEEALGMNPDVLAIGIAPPGGALPPEWFAELRCAVSAGLSIVNGLHTPLNHHPELPFPLREGQWIWDVRQEPKGLKIGSAQARQLACPRVLTVGTDMAIGKMSTCLEIHRLAKQRGLQSQFVATGQAGLMIAGSGVALDAVRVDFAAGAVEQAVMQCATDCDLILVEGQGSLFHPGSTATLPLLRGSQPTHLVLVHRGGQTHIRNHPHVPIPALPEAIALYEAVASAAGALTPSRVVAVALNSRDLDETDSRRAIQQIEAETGLPCTDPVRFGPEKLLDAILAP; the protein is encoded by the coding sequence GTGCGTATAACAGCTAATCATCGCGTCGCCATTCTGCAACATCAAGGCATTCTGGGTTCGATTGGCAAAACCGGGTTAACTTTGTTGAGATACAGCGAAGCCAATATTGTCGCCGTCATCGATAGCGAATCTGCGGGACAGTCGCTACCCAAACTCACGGGAATTGCCCGGGATGTACCCATTGTTGCCTCAGTAGAGGAGGCCCTAGGGATGAACCCGGATGTGCTGGCGATCGGGATCGCACCGCCTGGGGGTGCGTTACCTCCGGAGTGGTTTGCTGAACTCCGTTGCGCTGTTTCGGCGGGATTATCCATTGTGAACGGATTGCATACCCCGTTAAATCATCATCCGGAACTGCCGTTTCCGCTGCGGGAGGGACAGTGGATTTGGGATGTCCGACAAGAACCCAAGGGACTGAAAATTGGCAGTGCTCAGGCGCGACAATTGGCTTGTCCCCGGGTGTTGACGGTGGGGACCGATATGGCGATCGGGAAAATGTCTACTTGTTTGGAAATTCATCGCCTTGCTAAACAGCGCGGGTTGCAGTCGCAATTTGTGGCAACGGGTCAAGCGGGGTTGATGATTGCCGGTTCAGGGGTAGCCCTGGATGCGGTGCGCGTAGACTTTGCCGCCGGGGCGGTGGAACAAGCGGTGATGCAATGTGCAACGGATTGTGACTTGATTTTGGTGGAGGGACAGGGGTCTTTGTTTCATCCCGGTTCTACGGCAACTTTACCGTTGTTGCGCGGCAGTCAGCCGACTCACTTGGTTCTGGTGCATCGGGGGGGACAAACACATATTAGAAACCATCCCCATGTGCCGATTCCCGCCTTGCCGGAGGCGATCGCCTTATATGAAGCGGTGGCGAGTGCGGCGGGGGCTTTGACTCCCTCCCGGGTGGTAGCCGTCGCCCTCAATTCTCGGGATTTGGATGAGACGGATTCCCGAAGGGCGATTCAGCAAATTGAAGCGGAAACCGGACTCCCCTGCACGGATCCGGTCCGATTCGGGCCCGAGAAATTGCTGGATGCCATTTTAGCCCCCTAA